From Aedes albopictus strain Foshan chromosome 1, AalbF5, whole genome shotgun sequence, one genomic window encodes:
- the LOC109415182 gene encoding zinc finger protein 454 — translation MPNVRKRSSVPARRGAKRTKQPASQVEQLADSVCRVCMRWASSSAAIVGLFDRRVQETSLVDVLALVGAVEPAKEDDPLPKWCCKGCVKGLESAYKMRLLCQDSDRKLRDVYLADVEPVAVKEEIDEDEPNPLDEMVLECKPDIDEMSDSKEAEVTECLELPKLEILDCGKEEEAEPMDENDVVSTVDVVEDNAGTDLDEDDGEAQDEKTQEIKNATNPPKNPINPDVFDKVPAVGYSCCGCKNKFKTLKELQSHSKEVHLEKKLSTNELKTKKQCDICYKVLRSDFAVQSHQQKEKLNFRCKVCGDLFWSRKRVCLHHDRVHGPNPTIQGPSKICCACLEQFETEEQLKEHSIAVHLPEKPPTNPDRPFICNICYRCYKSDAQLYGHQSRMLKSIKKHMCVQCGMLFRHPGALQDHELVHTGEKIFQCPKCPKTYATKESFRKHLAGHTMPEDKYKCETCGICFKTHGGLKQHKPVHTGERPHKCPHCPASYAGYSGIKSHLLTHTVQKSLECPLCRKQFKRYSEVRQHVRFFHQKLKPFACFFCPKQYPRKDYRKRHMVSAHPEELRNNPLPAIELFGNPRWTPQKTEEAVFRQQGLVE, via the coding sequence ATGCCTAATGTTCGAAAGCGGTCCTCGGTTCCGGCCCGCCGCGGCGCCAAGAGAACCAAACAACCGGCTTCACAAGTGGAACAGCTAGCGGATTCGGTTTGTCGCGTATGCATGCGCTGGGCATCCAGCTCGGCCGCGATAGTGGGACTATTCGATCGACGGGTGCAGGAAACGAGTCTGGTCGATGTTTTGGCCCTGGTCGGAGCAGTGGAGCCGGCGAAGGAGGACGACCCATTGCCCAAGTGGTGCTGCAAAGGCTGCGTGAAGGGACTGGAGAGTGCCTACAAGATGAGATTACTGTGCCAGGATTCGGACCGGAAGCTACGAGATGTGTACTTGGCGGACGTGGAACCCGTCGCGGTCAAGGAGGAAATCGATGAGGATGAGCCCAATCCACTGGATGAGATGGTGCTTGAATGTAAACCGGATATAGATGAGATGTCGGATTCAAAGGAAGCTGAAGTGACGGAGTGTTTAGAGTTGCCAAAACTGGAGATTTTAGATTGTGGGAAAGAGGAAGAGGCCGAGCCGATGGACGAGAATGACGTGGTTAGTACAGTAGACGTAGTAGAAGATAATGCAGGTACAGACTTGGATGAGGACGATGGAGAAGCTCAGGATGAAAAGACGCAGGAGATTAAAAATGCAACTAATCCTCCAAAGAACCCTATAAATCCGGACGTATTTGATAAAGTTCCCGCCGTTGGTTATAGCTGCTGTGGTTGCAAGAACAAGTTTAAAACATTGAAGGAGTTGCAAAGTCACTCGAAGGAAGTCCACTTGGAAAAGAAACTATCAACGAACGAGTTGAAAACCAAGAAGCAATGCGATATCTGTTACAAGGTTTTGCGAAGCGACTTCGCTGTGCAGAGTCATCAACAAAAGGAGAAACTGAATTTTCGCTGCAAGGTTTGTGGAGATTTGTTTTGGAGTCGCAAAAGGGTGTGTCTTCATCATGACCGGGTTCACGGTCCGAACCCAACGATCCAAGGTCCGTCGAAAATCTGCTGCGCATGTCTAGAGCAGTTTGAAACCGAAGAACAGCTCAAAGAGCATAGCATTGCGGTCCATCTACCGGAGAAGCCGCCAACAAATCCGGACCGTCCATTCATCTGTAACATTTGCTATCGCTGTTACAAATCTGACGCGCAGCTATACGGCCATCAATCTCGAATGCTCAAGAGCATCAAAAAGCACATGTGTGTCCAATGTGGCATGCTGTTCCGGCATCCCGGTGCACTACAAGACCACGAATTGGTGCATACCGGTGAAAAGATCTTCCAGTGTCCAAAGTGTCCCAAAACCTACGCTACCAAGGAAAGCTTCCGGAAACATTTGGCCGGTCACACAATGCCGGAGGATAAGTACAAGTGTGAAACTTGCGGGATTTGCTTCAAAACTCACGGAGGTCTGAAACAGCACAAACCGGTGCACACGGGAGAGCGTCCGCACAAATGCCCGCACTGTCCGGCCAGCTACGCTGGGTATTCCGGTATCAAATCACACCTGCTAACCCACAccgtgcaaaaatctctggaatgtCCACTGTGTCGGAAGCAGTTCAAACGGTACTCGGAGGTGAGGCAACACGTCCGGTTTTTCCACCAGAAGCTGAAACCGTTTGCATGCTTTTTCTGTCCGAAGCAATATCCGCGGAAGGACTATCGCAAACGACACATGGTCAGTGCCCATCCGGAAGAACTGCGGAACAATCCGCTTCCAGCGATCGAGCTGTTTGGTAATCCGCGGTGGACGCCACAGAAAACGGAAGAAGCTGTCTTTCGGCAGCAAGGTTTGGTTGAATAA